The nucleotide sequence ATATGGATACTTCCCATATTTTTCATTGCCACCTCCCCCCGAAAGCGCTAGCATTCGCGCCGTCCTCGGAACCGCTCGAATAATAGCAGCCGGTCAACCGCTCCTATCACACGGCGCGACAACCATCGCGCCAGGGTTTTCTTCGAAGACGAAGACCGGCAGGCCTGTTTGAAGTCAAATCTCCCGACATGACCCAAGACTCCCATTTCATCTATCGCCCCATCGGCATCCTGCGCTCCCCCTACAGCCGCCGCATCGACGCACCCCATCAAAGCACGGTGGTGAAAGGCACGGAATCCGGGGCGTTCGCGCCAGCCACTCTGGAGCTTCAGGATTGGCTGGACGAGAAAGTCCTCCAGGATCTGAGCGGCTTCGACAGGCTTTGGCTCATCTTCGCCTTTCACCGGAGTGAAGGCTGGAAAAGCAGCGTCAAGCCGCCGCGGGGTGGACCCAAGCGGGGCGTTTTGGCCACCCGCTCCCCGCATCGCCCCAATTCGATCGGCCTGTCGGCCGTGGAACTGGCCAAGGTCGAAGGCAGGACGCTGCACCTTCGCGGTGTGGACCTCCTGGATGGCACACCTGTGCTGGATATCAAACTCTACGTCCCCTACGCGGATGCCTTTCCGGACGCCAAAGCCGGCTGGATCGACGACCTGGATGCCAAGGTGGGGCGTCATTCTGCGCCGGGACCGCGCAAGCCCAGGTAATCGTGTGCGGGCA is from Desulfuromonadales bacterium and encodes:
- the tsaA gene encoding tRNA (N6-threonylcarbamoyladenosine(37)-N6)-methyltransferase TrmO; translated protein: MTQDSHFIYRPIGILRSPYSRRIDAPHQSTVVKGTESGAFAPATLELQDWLDEKVLQDLSGFDRLWLIFAFHRSEGWKSSVKPPRGGPKRGVLATRSPHRPNSIGLSAVELAKVEGRTLHLRGVDLLDGTPVLDIKLYVPYADAFPDAKAGWIDDLDAKVGRHSAPGPRKPR